In Candidatus Kaistella beijingensis, a genomic segment contains:
- a CDS encoding 4Fe-4S dicluster domain-containing protein, producing the protein MQYIDNIIFFIALVVGFGLFFKSLREIYRNIKLGKKIDRTDHPAERWKTMANVALGQGKMGKRPIAGFLHVLVYVGFVIINIELIEIVIDGIFGTHRFLSSIFGATFYGIFTATLEILAILVVIAVVLFFIRRNILHIKRVSSNAKDLKGWGIKDANIILIIEFALMMAFFKMNASDYILQQRGVFHEIGSFPISKMIFAPIFEWFSFNDGFLMFTERAAWWFHFIGILFFMNYLYYSKHLHIILAFPNTWFANLQPKGKFNNLDSVTKEIKLMMDPNADPYAAQPAADPNAAPEKFGASDIFDLNQVQLLNAYSCTECGRCTAVCPANLTGKKLSPRKIMMDTRDRIEEVGRNINKNGKFVDDGKKLLDDHISREEVLACTTCNACVEACPVLIDPLSIIVEMRRFMVMEESSMPHEWQLMMNNIENNAAPWQYNQQDRMKWATDN; encoded by the coding sequence ATGCAATATATTGACAATATTATTTTTTTCATTGCCCTTGTTGTGGGATTCGGACTTTTCTTTAAAAGTTTAAGGGAAATTTACCGCAACATCAAACTCGGCAAAAAAATCGACAGAACCGACCATCCTGCAGAACGTTGGAAAACCATGGCAAACGTGGCACTGGGACAAGGAAAAATGGGAAAAAGACCGATTGCGGGATTTCTCCACGTCTTGGTCTATGTAGGCTTTGTCATCATCAATATTGAGTTGATTGAAATCGTGATCGACGGAATTTTCGGGACACACCGATTTCTGTCCTCGATTTTTGGAGCAACTTTCTATGGAATTTTCACAGCAACCTTAGAAATATTGGCAATTTTAGTTGTCATTGCTGTAGTGTTATTTTTTATACGAAGAAATATTTTGCATATAAAAAGGGTAAGTTCCAACGCAAAAGACCTGAAAGGATGGGGAATAAAAGACGCCAATATTATTTTGATTATCGAGTTTGCTTTAATGATGGCGTTCTTCAAAATGAACGCGTCTGATTACATTCTTCAGCAGCGAGGCGTTTTTCATGAAATCGGTTCTTTCCCAATCAGCAAGATGATTTTCGCTCCAATTTTTGAATGGTTTTCTTTTAATGACGGATTCCTTATGTTTACAGAAAGAGCAGCGTGGTGGTTTCATTTCATCGGCATTCTGTTCTTCATGAATTATCTTTATTATTCGAAACATTTGCATATTATTCTGGCGTTTCCTAATACCTGGTTTGCGAATCTTCAACCCAAAGGAAAATTCAATAATTTGGATTCTGTAACCAAAGAAATCAAATTAATGATGGATCCAAACGCTGATCCTTATGCAGCACAACCTGCAGCAGATCCGAATGCAGCACCCGAAAAATTTGGAGCAAGCGATATTTTTGATTTGAATCAGGTTCAGCTTTTAAATGCCTATTCCTGCACAGAATGTGGTAGATGTACCGCCGTTTGTCCTGCAAATCTTACTGGGAAGAAACTTTCGCCAAGAAAAATCATGATGGATACACGTGATCGAATTGAGGAAGTCGGAAGAAACATCAACAAAAACGGAAAATTTGTGGACGACGGTAAAAAACTGTTGGACGATCATATTTCCCGTGAAGAAGTTTTAGCGTGCACAACATGTAATGCTTGTGTTGAAGCTTGTCCTGTGTTGATTGATCCACTTTCAATTATTGTAGAAATGCGCCGTTTTATGGTTATGGAAGAATCTTCAATGCCGCACGAATGGCAATTGATGATGAACAATATCGAGAACAATGCCGCACCATGGCAATACAATCAGCAAGATCGTATGAAATGGGCAACTGATAATTAA
- a CDS encoding MlaD family protein: MKFTKEIKAGLIALLAIIGFVFLFQFMKGKSLFTTDNIFFAKFDNVEGLAASNPVSINGLKVGQVDKIIPITEKDGKIHFVVKVMIDDNYEFSKKSTLEIFEPGLMSGKEMRINLAYGQPMAKDGDTLAGAFQLSMMNNISSQVGPVKDQLQVVLKRVDSLMINAKSITDAENQAAIRSLLFNLNRTVTSLEGTSRSANSLMANNDPRVQKMLDNANLATISAKTAIDKYGKVAEEVDVKKLNNTIDKLSLTADKLNSVISGIQNGEGSLGKITKDEELYRNLNESSQNLNKLILDLKENPKRYLNFSVFGKNSSN; the protein is encoded by the coding sequence GTGAAATTCACAAAAGAAATAAAAGCAGGTCTCATTGCACTTTTAGCCATCATTGGATTTGTCTTTCTCTTTCAGTTTATGAAGGGGAAAAGTCTTTTTACTACAGACAATATTTTCTTTGCAAAATTTGATAATGTGGAAGGATTGGCTGCATCAAATCCCGTTTCCATCAACGGTTTGAAAGTTGGTCAGGTTGATAAAATCATACCAATCACCGAAAAAGACGGTAAAATACATTTCGTGGTTAAAGTAATGATTGATGACAACTACGAGTTTTCAAAAAAATCAACTTTAGAAATTTTTGAACCCGGATTGATGTCTGGAAAAGAAATGCGCATTAATCTAGCTTACGGACAGCCGATGGCAAAAGATGGCGATACTTTGGCAGGAGCTTTTCAACTTTCAATGATGAATAATATTTCGTCACAAGTTGGGCCTGTAAAAGATCAATTGCAAGTGGTTTTAAAAAGAGTAGATTCTTTAATGATTAATGCAAAATCGATCACCGATGCTGAAAATCAGGCCGCAATTCGATCTTTATTATTCAATTTAAACAGAACAGTTACTTCCCTTGAAGGAACGTCAAGAAGCGCAAATTCCTTAATGGCAAATAATGATCCACGTGTTCAAAAAATGTTGGATAATGCCAATCTTGCGACAATCAGTGCAAAAACCGCGATTGATAAATACGGAAAAGTTGCGGAAGAAGTGGATGTAAAAAAACTCAACAATACGATTGATAAATTGAGTTTGACGGCGGATAAATTAAACAGTGTTATTTCGGGCATACAAAATGGCGAAGGTTCGCTTGGTAAAATCACCAAAGATGAAGAACTTTACCGAAATCTCAACGAATCCTCGCAGAATTTGAACAAACTCATTCTTGATTTAAAAGAGAATCCGAAACGATATTTAAACTTCTCCGTTTTCGGAAAAAACAGTTCCAACTAA
- a CDS encoding peptidylprolyl isomerase: MAVLGEIRNRPWLLMGIIAIAMLAFVVNPDSLEKLFGAKPGVFGKVNGEEITKEDFDDQLFMLQQQAQQQGQPAKGLEQQAWNMVVQSKLIKQQFEKMGLKLTDEMFWNQLQFDPMFAQNQQNFDEKGNFKLQEIKKQVEEAKGTNVEMYNNWLKTRKAIEYRMMARQLFANLSAGITVGKKEAEEMMKQRDQLADIDFVKVDYAAYAQKNPVKVTTQDLADYIKKHPILFKREASRNVGLVYFPAAPSAADEAATQKEINKLFSEGSEMSGGKENFQNTTNDSMFIALNSDMPFNPQYFSANQLPASIKDKVASASIGTTFGPYKEQNFYVVSKLLDKKPSDSTLSRHILVSYKGNQAGGDVKRSKEEAKKLADSIGAVVKADPSKFAENLKFSSDPGSAAQGGSVGWTTPSTPFVPEFLSFLANNPKGATGVVETQFGYHIINIEDKKSGSMGYKVANLVKAIKPSDKTENEVYTKATKFIQQVQGKSFNDFANLAKKNNYNFSNPKEIGRFQGQLPGLGTDKDEEVIAWAFNKKRNKGDTDIFTVDGTGDRIVAYLNGIQDAGTADPEAVREQIEPIIKNKILAKQISDKITAAKATSLDQIAKLFASTKQSAQVNLLSPQVAGAMEPRVAGAAFGVAKGKLSNPVEGMTGVYVLVKKSETVNKQPGDIKQVIQALQGQNSQQFGQNFLKSLQDNAKIEDYRIEVYNQASQQN, encoded by the coding sequence ATGGCAGTTTTAGGAGAGATTAGAAACAGACCTTGGCTTTTGATGGGGATTATTGCGATTGCAATGTTGGCTTTCGTGGTAAATCCAGACAGTTTGGAAAAATTATTTGGAGCAAAACCAGGCGTTTTCGGAAAAGTAAATGGCGAAGAAATTACCAAAGAAGATTTTGACGACCAGTTGTTTATGCTTCAACAACAAGCGCAACAACAAGGTCAACCTGCAAAAGGTTTAGAGCAACAAGCTTGGAACATGGTAGTTCAATCTAAATTAATCAAGCAGCAGTTTGAAAAAATGGGATTGAAGTTGACCGACGAAATGTTTTGGAACCAATTGCAATTCGACCCAATGTTTGCTCAAAATCAGCAAAACTTTGACGAGAAAGGAAATTTCAAACTTCAGGAAATCAAAAAACAGGTTGAAGAAGCAAAAGGAACCAACGTTGAAATGTACAACAATTGGCTTAAAACTAGAAAAGCGATCGAGTACAGAATGATGGCGAGACAACTTTTTGCCAATCTTTCAGCTGGAATTACCGTTGGTAAAAAGGAAGCGGAGGAAATGATGAAACAAAGAGACCAACTTGCAGACATCGACTTTGTAAAAGTAGATTATGCAGCTTATGCACAGAAAAACCCTGTAAAAGTGACTACTCAAGATTTGGCGGATTATATTAAAAAACATCCGATCTTGTTCAAGAGAGAAGCGAGCAGAAACGTTGGTTTGGTATATTTCCCTGCGGCTCCAAGTGCAGCAGACGAGGCAGCAACTCAAAAAGAAATTAACAAATTATTTTCTGAAGGAAGCGAAATGAGTGGCGGTAAAGAAAATTTCCAAAACACGACAAACGACTCCATGTTCATAGCATTGAATTCTGACATGCCGTTTAACCCACAGTATTTTTCAGCAAATCAATTGCCTGCTTCGATTAAAGATAAAGTGGCTTCTGCAAGTATCGGTACAACTTTCGGACCTTACAAAGAGCAGAATTTCTATGTAGTTTCTAAATTATTAGATAAAAAACCATCTGATTCTACGCTTTCAAGACATATTCTTGTTTCGTACAAAGGAAATCAAGCAGGAGGAGATGTAAAGAGATCGAAAGAAGAAGCGAAAAAATTGGCAGATTCAATCGGTGCAGTAGTAAAAGCAGATCCTTCTAAATTTGCAGAGAATTTAAAATTCTCATCTGATCCAGGTTCGGCTGCTCAAGGCGGAAGTGTGGGTTGGACGACGCCTTCGACACCTTTTGTTCCAGAGTTTTTGAGTTTCCTTGCAAACAATCCAAAAGGTGCAACAGGAGTGGTTGAAACCCAGTTCGGATATCACATCATTAATATTGAAGATAAAAAATCCGGTTCAATGGGCTACAAAGTGGCAAACTTGGTGAAAGCCATTAAACCTTCTGACAAAACAGAAAACGAAGTTTACACGAAAGCTACAAAATTCATTCAGCAAGTTCAAGGCAAATCTTTCAACGATTTTGCGAATCTGGCTAAAAAGAACAACTACAACTTCAGCAACCCTAAAGAAATTGGCCGTTTCCAAGGACAACTTCCAGGATTGGGAACTGATAAAGACGAAGAAGTTATTGCATGGGCTTTCAACAAAAAGAGAAATAAAGGTGATACCGATATTTTCACTGTTGACGGAACCGGCGACAGAATCGTTGCATACTTAAACGGAATCCAAGACGCAGGAACCGCAGATCCAGAAGCAGTAAGAGAACAAATTGAGCCCATCATCAAAAATAAGATTTTGGCAAAACAGATTTCTGATAAAATCACAGCTGCAAAAGCGACAAGTTTAGATCAAATCGCTAAATTATTTGCTTCTACAAAACAATCTGCACAAGTTAATTTGTTGAGTCCGCAAGTTGCAGGGGCCATGGAACCGAGAGTTGCAGGAGCTGCATTCGGTGTGGCTAAAGGAAAACTTTCCAATCCTGTGGAAGGAATGACCGGAGTTTATGTTTTGGTGAAAAAATCTGAAACGGTGAACAAACAACCGGGAGACATCAAACAGGTGATTCAGGCACTTCAAGGACAAAATTCACAGCAATTCGGGCAGAATTTCTTGAAATCACTTCAAGATAATGCGAAAATTGAAGACTACAGAATTGAAGTTTACAATCAGGCATCACAACAAAATTAA
- a CDS encoding (Fe-S)-binding protein: MDFTIKTMAEYAAEGKAPEVLFFVGCAGSFDDRAKKITKALCKILHKVGVEFAVLGQEESCNGDPAKRAGNEFIFQMMALTNIEIMNGYGVKKIVTACPHCFNILKNEYPGLGGNYEVMHHTQFLRKLMEEGRLKIEGGSFSGKKITFHDPCYLGRGNGEYEAPRVLLEKLDSELVEMKRCKSNGLCCGAGGAQMFKEPEKGNVDINVERTEEALEEKPNIIATGCPFCMTMMTDGVKHFNKNEEVSVKDIAELLAEAEDL, translated from the coding sequence ATGGATTTCACTATAAAAACAATGGCAGAATATGCTGCCGAAGGAAAAGCACCGGAAGTTTTATTTTTCGTGGGTTGCGCCGGAAGTTTTGATGACAGAGCAAAAAAAATAACCAAAGCTTTATGTAAAATTTTGCACAAAGTGGGCGTTGAATTTGCGGTTTTAGGACAAGAAGAAAGCTGCAACGGCGATCCTGCAAAACGCGCCGGAAACGAATTTATTTTCCAAATGATGGCTTTAACCAATATTGAAATCATGAACGGTTATGGCGTAAAAAAAATTGTCACCGCTTGTCCGCACTGTTTCAATATTTTGAAAAACGAATACCCTGGTTTAGGCGGAAATTATGAAGTAATGCATCACACCCAATTCCTAAGAAAATTAATGGAAGAAGGTCGCTTGAAAATTGAGGGGGGCAGTTTTAGTGGGAAAAAAATCACCTTCCACGATCCATGTTATTTAGGAAGAGGGAACGGAGAATATGAAGCACCAAGAGTTTTACTGGAAAAATTGGATTCCGAATTGGTGGAGATGAAACGCTGCAAATCAAACGGATTGTGTTGTGGAGCAGGTGGAGCACAAATGTTCAAAGAACCTGAAAAAGGAAATGTAGACATCAACGTTGAAAGAACCGAAGAAGCTTTGGAAGAAAAGCCAAACATCATCGCAACAGGTTGTCCGTTTTGTATGACGATGATGACCGATGGCGTGAAGCATTTCAATAAAAACGAGGAAGTTTCCGTTAAAGATATTGCAGAACTTTTGGCGGAAGCGGAAGATTTATAA